A single Phalacrocorax aristotelis chromosome 18, bGulAri2.1, whole genome shotgun sequence DNA region contains:
- the ASPA gene encoding aspartoacylase isoform X2, with protein MTSSSVVDKPAVRRVAIFGGTHGNELSGVFLVKHWQENGAEIQRTGMEVKPFLTNPRAVKKCTRYIDCDLNRVFDPDNLGKSYEVAQSYCNTTDCLEYLHLIPLSADPSRLQMISQNEKKESEILLLLKVMVEVPLASNALAPERCPVLLIEHPSLKYATTRSVAKHPVGVEVGPQPQGVVRADALDKMRKIVKHGLDFVQLFNEGKEFPPCTIEVFKIMEKVDYPRNKNDEVVAIIHPKLQDQDWQPLNNGDPLFLTLDGEVIAYTGDCTVYPTFINEAAYYEKKQAFVKTVKMNLTAKHIRALVLDQSTS; from the exons ATGACTTCCTCTTCTGTTGTTGATAAACCTGCGGTAAGACGGGTTGCTATCTTCGGAGGAACTCATGGCAATGAGTTATCAGGGGTATTTTTGGTCAAACACTGGCAAGAGAATGGAGCTGAGATTCAAAGAACAGGAATGGAAGTGAAGCCATTTCTTACCAACCCAAGAGCCGTGAAGAAGTGTACTCGATACATTGACTGTGATCTGAACCGTGTTTTTGACCCTGATAATCTTGG TAAATCCTATGAAGTTGCCCAGTCCTATTGCAACACTACTGACTGCTTGGAATACCTTCACCTGATCCCCTTAAGTGCAGACCCTTCAAGGTTACAAATGATttcacaaaatgagaaaaaggagagtGAAATCCTGCTACTACTGAAAGTAATGGTGGAAGTCCCGTTGGCTTCG AACGCTTTGGCTCCAGAACGCTGTCCCGTTTTGCTGATTGAACATCCTAGCTTGAAATACGCAACAACTCGATCTGTAGCAAAACATCCTGTTG GTGTGGAGGTGGGTCCCCAGCCACAAGGTGTTGTTAGAGCTGATGCTTTGGACAAAATGAGGAAGATTGTCAAACACGGCCTCGATTTTGTGCAACTTTTTAATGAAG GAAAGGAATTTCCACCATGTACAAttgaggtttttaaaataatggagAAAGTAGATTATCCCAGGAATAAGAATGATGAAGTTGTTGCCATTATTCACCCTAAACTGCAG gATCAAGACTGGCAGCCGCTGAACAATGGCGATCCTCTATTTCTGACTCTTGATGGAGAAGTAATTGCATATACAGGGGACTGTACAGTCTACCCAACCTTCATTAATGAAGCTGCGTACtatgaaaagaaacaagcttttgtaaaaacagtgaaaatgaatCTCACTGCAAAGCACATCAGAGCCTTGGTCTTAGACCAGAGCACTTCTTAA
- the SPATA22 gene encoding spermatogenesis-associated protein 22: protein MKRSLADASTRGTAGYLPVPLFNQKKRSRQPLTSNPLKNEPGASSGTCTYDFSPRSFGWGAAHPEVAELQKAANSGQTEHQMAPSLMKPPNASRSNLANVGRNSYACRAEEKAPSTKIWNRNEYTPLSTTADSRSGSEIIRKFENISNSLKNVHQQKTPDTRNSSQHFKPTETSQTYTSTRQWPVKPNTVSRSLQDRSLAYKFNHKIQQNKMNENQFVCVPEGKSQEFSSPQLKIKEKNSLRIISVVIESMRHWSQYTYKTMLLFEVLGTLDSAVTPGAYGAKNFLLRDGKESLPCVFYEIDRELPRLIRGRVHRCMGNYDAKRNVFKCVSVRPATIQEQNTFQEFVKIADVEMATYVKTMNEI, encoded by the exons atgaaaaggagtCTGGCTGACGCTTCAACTCGCGGCACAGCAG GTTATTTGCCTGTACCTCTGTTcaatcagaagaaaagaagtagACAGCCCCTCACTTCAAATCCGCTTAAAAATGAGCCAGGTGCCAGTTCTGGGACTTGTACTTACGACTTTTCCCCCAGATCATTTG gctggggagctgcacaCCCAGAAGTGGCTGAACTACAGAAAGCAGCAAACAGTGG CCAAACAGAACATCAGATGGCTCCTTCCCTTATGAAACCACCAAATGCATCAAGGTCTAATTTAGCAAACGTTGGAAGAAACTCGTATGCCTGCAG ggcagaagagaaggctcccaGTACTAAAATTTGGAACCGAAATGAGTATACTCCTTTAAGTACCACAGCAGATTCAAGATCTGGTAGTGAAATTATTCGAAAGTTTGAGAACATTTCAAATAGTTTGAAAAATGTTCACCAGCAAAAAACCCCCGATACCCGTAATTCATCTCAGCATTTCAAACCAACAGAAACCAGCCAAACATACACATCTACAAGACAATGGCCAGTGAAACCTAACACTGTTTCAAGAAGCCTGCAGGATCGTAGTCTGGCATATAAATTTAAccacaaaattcagcaaaataaaatgaatgaaaaccaATTTGTTTGTGTTCCAGAAGGCAAAAGTCAG GAATTTTCATCGcctcaattaaaaattaaagaaaagaattctCTGCGAATCATATCTGTAGTCATTGAAAGCATGAGGCACTGGAGTCAATACACATATAAAACAATGCTATTATTTGAAGTTTTAG GCACACTTGATTCTGCAGTCACACCTGGAGCATATGGGGCAAAGAATTTTCTGCTGAGAGATGGAAAGGAGAGTCTGCCTTGCGTATTTTATGAAATT GACCGGGAGCTTCCAAGACTAATTAGAGGTCGAGTGCACAGGTGCATGGGAAACTATGACGCAAAAAGGAACGTTTTCAAGTGTGTCTCTGTAAGACCAGCAACTATTCAAGAACAAAACACTTTCCAAGAATTTGTTAAAATTGCAGATGTTGAGATGGCGACATATGTAAAAACAatgaatgaaatttaa
- the ASPA gene encoding aspartoacylase isoform X1: MTSSSVVDKPAVRRVAIFGGTHGNELSGVFLVKHWQENGAEIQRTGMEVKPFLTNPRAVKKCTRYIDCDLNRVFDPDNLGRTVVEDIPYEVRRAQEINHIFGPKGSDDAYDLIFDLHNTTSNMGGTLILENSRDDFTIQMFHYIKNALAPERCPVLLIEHPSLKYATTRSVAKHPVGVEVGPQPQGVVRADALDKMRKIVKHGLDFVQLFNEGKEFPPCTIEVFKIMEKVDYPRNKNDEVVAIIHPKLQDQDWQPLNNGDPLFLTLDGEVIAYTGDCTVYPTFINEAAYYEKKQAFVKTVKMNLTAKHIRALVLDQSTS; the protein is encoded by the exons ATGACTTCCTCTTCTGTTGTTGATAAACCTGCGGTAAGACGGGTTGCTATCTTCGGAGGAACTCATGGCAATGAGTTATCAGGGGTATTTTTGGTCAAACACTGGCAAGAGAATGGAGCTGAGATTCAAAGAACAGGAATGGAAGTGAAGCCATTTCTTACCAACCCAAGAGCCGTGAAGAAGTGTACTCGATACATTGACTGTGATCTGAACCGTGTTTTTGACCCTGATAATCTTGG CAGGACAGTGGTGGAAGATATTCCATATGAAGTGAGAAGGGCTCAGGAAATCAATCATATATTTGGCCCAAAAGGTAGTGATGATGCGTATGACCTTATTTTTGACCTTCACAACACCACTTCTAACATGGGTGGTACCCTTATTCTTGAAAACTCCAGGGATGACTTTACAATTCAAATGTTTCATTACATCAAG AACGCTTTGGCTCCAGAACGCTGTCCCGTTTTGCTGATTGAACATCCTAGCTTGAAATACGCAACAACTCGATCTGTAGCAAAACATCCTGTTG GTGTGGAGGTGGGTCCCCAGCCACAAGGTGTTGTTAGAGCTGATGCTTTGGACAAAATGAGGAAGATTGTCAAACACGGCCTCGATTTTGTGCAACTTTTTAATGAAG GAAAGGAATTTCCACCATGTACAAttgaggtttttaaaataatggagAAAGTAGATTATCCCAGGAATAAGAATGATGAAGTTGTTGCCATTATTCACCCTAAACTGCAG gATCAAGACTGGCAGCCGCTGAACAATGGCGATCCTCTATTTCTGACTCTTGATGGAGAAGTAATTGCATATACAGGGGACTGTACAGTCTACCCAACCTTCATTAATGAAGCTGCGTACtatgaaaagaaacaagcttttgtaaaaacagtgaaaatgaatCTCACTGCAAAGCACATCAGAGCCTTGGTCTTAGACCAGAGCACTTCTTAA